In Bosea vestrisii, the following are encoded in one genomic region:
- a CDS encoding MDR family oxidoreductase yields the protein MSTFKALIASKGEAGTSVAFGEFAEADLMEGDVTVRVTHSTLNYKDGLAITGRAPVVRRWPMIPGIDFAGRVETSDHPEFKPGDLVILNGWGTGETHLGAYAQKSRVKGGWLVPLPDGMTPAEAMAIGTAGYTAMLSLLALERYGVTPADGPVVVTGAAGGVGSVATALLAKAGWHVIASTGRPEEADYLKGLGAAEIIDRNELSAPGRPLGKERWIAGVDAVGSHTLANVLSMTKYGGAVAACGLAQGMDLPASVAPFILRGVALLGIDSVMCPKPRRLEAWARLARDLDRDRLAVMTTTIPLEDVVETGRALLDGKVRGRVVVEIG from the coding sequence ATGTCGACCTTCAAGGCCCTGATCGCCAGCAAGGGCGAAGCCGGCACCAGCGTCGCTTTCGGCGAGTTCGCCGAGGCGGACCTGATGGAAGGCGACGTCACCGTCCGCGTCACCCATTCGACGCTGAACTACAAGGACGGCCTCGCCATCACTGGCCGCGCCCCCGTGGTGCGGCGCTGGCCGATGATCCCCGGCATCGATTTCGCCGGCCGGGTCGAGACCTCCGATCATCCCGAGTTCAAGCCCGGCGACCTCGTCATCCTCAATGGCTGGGGCACGGGCGAGACGCATCTCGGCGCCTACGCCCAGAAGAGCCGGGTCAAGGGCGGCTGGCTGGTGCCGCTTCCGGACGGAATGACCCCCGCCGAGGCGATGGCGATCGGCACGGCGGGCTACACAGCCATGCTCAGCCTGCTCGCCCTGGAGCGTTACGGCGTGACGCCCGCCGACGGCCCGGTCGTCGTCACGGGTGCGGCGGGCGGCGTCGGCTCGGTCGCGACCGCGCTGCTCGCCAAGGCCGGCTGGCATGTGATCGCCTCGACCGGTCGGCCGGAGGAGGCGGATTACCTCAAGGGCCTCGGCGCGGCCGAGATCATCGATCGGAACGAACTCTCCGCTCCCGGCCGCCCGCTCGGCAAGGAGCGCTGGATCGCCGGTGTCGATGCCGTCGGCTCACACACGCTCGCCAATGTCCTGTCGATGACGAAATATGGCGGCGCCGTCGCCGCCTGCGGCCTGGCGCAGGGCATGGACCTGCCGGCCTCGGTCGCGCCCTTCATCCTGCGCGGCGTCGCATTGCTCGGCATCGACTCGGTGATGTGCCCGAAGCCGCGCCGGCTCGAGGCCTGGGCTCGGCTTGCGCGCGATCTCGATCGCGACAGGCTCGCGGTGATGACGACGACGATCCCGCTGGAGGATGTCGTCGAAACCGGCCGCGCTCTGCTTGACGGCAAGGTCCGCGGCCGGGTCGTGGTGGAGATAGGTTAG
- a CDS encoding type I restriction enzyme HsdR N-terminal domain-containing protein, with protein sequence MITIEDFRTNLVSYAERVQRVREHIKNEEATKVALILPFIALLGYDDRDPTEVSAEHAADFSDKYKNRVDYAILKEMNPIIAIECKSVGNGKKDDRGQLKSYFNASKSVKLGILTDGIIYDFFCRL encoded by the coding sequence GTGATCACGATTGAGGATTTCCGTACGAATCTTGTCTCTTACGCGGAGCGTGTGCAACGCGTTCGCGAGCACATCAAGAATGAAGAAGCCACCAAAGTTGCTTTGATACTGCCATTTATCGCACTGCTAGGCTATGATGACAGAGACCCTACGGAAGTTTCAGCAGAGCATGCCGCTGACTTCTCAGACAAATACAAAAACAGAGTCGACTATGCTATCTTGAAGGAAATGAATCCCATTATCGCCATTGAGTGCAAATCCGTCGGAAACGGAAAGAAAGACGATAGGGGGCAGCTAAAGAGCTATTTTAACGCGTCAAAAAGCGTAAAACTTGGAATACTAACCGACGGAATTATCTATGATTTTTTTTGTAGACTCTGA
- a CDS encoding Bug family tripartite tricarboxylate transporter substrate binding protein: MKPFKAVITAIAVLASCVAAIAQAPYPTGPVKIIVPFAAGGASDLVARTVAERLQALWGQGVVIENIGGGGSNIGVAALARARPDGYTLGLVNASSHGMNKWLYKEKLAYDPLRDFAPVSQLAITPNVLVVNPEKVPAKTVPEFIALLKQKPNALNFGSSGVGTSLHVGMELFQQTTGTKLTHVPYRGSGPMMVDLLSGQLDVALDGAAVAWPYVEVGKLRVLATSIPQRASFMPDLPALSEFLPGFDVTAWHGLAAPAGTPKEIVEKVSRDVRGILETPEIRDRLAAQKIIALGMTPEAFRAFIEAEIKKWEPVVEKANIKLE, translated from the coding sequence ATGAAGCCGTTCAAGGCGGTCATCACCGCCATCGCCGTGCTTGCTTCCTGCGTCGCGGCCATCGCACAGGCGCCTTATCCGACCGGCCCGGTCAAGATCATCGTGCCCTTCGCGGCCGGCGGCGCCTCCGACCTCGTTGCACGAACCGTCGCCGAGCGCCTGCAGGCGCTCTGGGGGCAAGGCGTGGTGATCGAGAACATCGGCGGCGGCGGCAGCAATATCGGCGTCGCCGCGCTCGCCCGCGCCAGGCCAGACGGCTACACGCTCGGCCTGGTCAACGCCAGCAGCCACGGCATGAACAAGTGGCTCTACAAGGAGAAGCTCGCCTACGATCCGTTGCGGGATTTCGCTCCGGTCAGCCAGCTTGCGATCACGCCCAACGTGCTCGTGGTCAATCCGGAGAAGGTCCCGGCCAAGACCGTTCCGGAGTTCATCGCGCTGCTGAAGCAGAAGCCGAACGCCCTGAACTTCGGCTCCTCCGGCGTCGGCACCTCGCTGCATGTCGGCATGGAGCTGTTCCAGCAGACGACCGGGACCAAGCTGACCCATGTCCCCTATCGCGGTTCCGGGCCGATGATGGTCGATCTGCTCAGCGGCCAGCTCGATGTCGCACTCGACGGCGCCGCCGTGGCCTGGCCCTATGTCGAGGTGGGCAAGCTTCGGGTGCTCGCCACCTCGATCCCGCAGCGCGCGAGCTTCATGCCCGACCTGCCGGCGCTGAGCGAGTTCCTGCCCGGCTTCGACGTCACTGCCTGGCATGGCCTGGCCGCGCCGGCCGGCACGCCGAAGGAGATCGTCGAGAAGGTCTCGCGCGATGTCCGCGGCATCCTCGAAACGCCGGAGATCCGCGACCGGCTGGCGGCGCAGAAGATCATCGCGCTCGGCATGACACCGGAAGCCTTCCGCGCCTTCATCGAGGCCGAGATCAAGAAGTGGGAGCCGGTGGTCGAGAAGGCGAACATCAAGCTGGAGTGA